A section of the Tachysurus fulvidraco isolate hzauxx_2018 chromosome 7, HZAU_PFXX_2.0, whole genome shotgun sequence genome encodes:
- the LOC125145125 gene encoding signaling lymphocytic activation molecule-like isoform X2, translating to MMFRAMGQILMNIVAEIRTLRTLLLLLCCLLCEAGDETVTLQEVEGTTITLHTGITGIQSDAHIVWFYGPEKLEEKILISQVFKGETVTDISERFKERLQLDRISGALTIRNISRTDSGVYLLQVITGRVSSSTFSVSVYAPVSTPVIINERGKRSVISTESCFLLCSVENGDVKLSWYRENERISITNNTDLSVPLNLSLQIQHNDTNTYICVSANPVSNKTTSLIITQLCDVSDKPDPLLLDALISAGVFVLLIIILITLWIRLKKKKTKGRKRHINGC from the exons ATGATGTTCAGGGCAATGGGACAAATCCTGATGAATATTGTAGCAGAAATCAGGACTCTCAGGactcttcttctcctgctgtgct gtttactgtgtgaagctggagacgAGACGGTCACACTGCAGGAAGTGGAAGGAACCACTATAACTCTCCATACTGGGATAACTGGGATTCAGAGTGATGCTCATATAGTTTGGTTTTATGGACCTGAGAAACTAGAGGAGAAGATATTGATTAGTCAGGTGTTTAAAGGAGAAACTGTTACAGACATcagtgagagatttaaagagcgactgcagctggacagaatcagtggagctttaaccatcaggaacatcagcagaactgattctggagtttatttattacaagtcATCACTGGACGTGTCTCATCTAGcactttcagtgtcagtgtttatg ctccagtatcaactccagtaataataaatgaaagaggaaagcgaagtgtgatttccacagagtcgtgtttcctcctgtgttctgtggagaatggagatgtgaagttatcctggtacagagagaatgagagaatctcCATCACCAATAACACAGATCTCAGTGTTCCCCTCAATCTCTCActtcaaatacaacacaatgacactaacacttacatctgtgtgtctgcaaaccctgtcagcaataaaacaacttctctcatcatcacacagctctgtgacgtctcag ATAAACCTGATCCTTTACTGCTTGATGCTCTGATATCAGCTGgagtttttgtgttattaattataatattaataactttGTGGATTcggctgaaaaagaaaaaaacaaaag GAAGAAAACGCCATATTAACGGATGTTGA
- the LOC125145125 gene encoding signaling lymphocytic activation molecule-like isoform X1 gives MMFRAMGQILMNIVAEIRTLRTLLLLLCCLLCEAGDETVTLQEVEGTTITLHTGITGIQSDAHIVWFYGPEKLEEKILISQVFKGETVTDISERFKERLQLDRISGALTIRNISRTDSGVYLLQVITGRVSSSTFSVSVYAPVSTPVIINERGKRSVISTESCFLLCSVENGDVKLSWYRENERISITNNTDLSVPLNLSLQIQHNDTNTYICVSANPVSNKTTSLIITQLCDVSDKPDPLLLDALISAGVFVLLIIILITLWIRLKKKKTKEISEELTSSDANIITHSAER, from the exons ATGATGTTCAGGGCAATGGGACAAATCCTGATGAATATTGTAGCAGAAATCAGGACTCTCAGGactcttcttctcctgctgtgct gtttactgtgtgaagctggagacgAGACGGTCACACTGCAGGAAGTGGAAGGAACCACTATAACTCTCCATACTGGGATAACTGGGATTCAGAGTGATGCTCATATAGTTTGGTTTTATGGACCTGAGAAACTAGAGGAGAAGATATTGATTAGTCAGGTGTTTAAAGGAGAAACTGTTACAGACATcagtgagagatttaaagagcgactgcagctggacagaatcagtggagctttaaccatcaggaacatcagcagaactgattctggagtttatttattacaagtcATCACTGGACGTGTCTCATCTAGcactttcagtgtcagtgtttatg ctccagtatcaactccagtaataataaatgaaagaggaaagcgaagtgtgatttccacagagtcgtgtttcctcctgtgttctgtggagaatggagatgtgaagttatcctggtacagagagaatgagagaatctcCATCACCAATAACACAGATCTCAGTGTTCCCCTCAATCTCTCActtcaaatacaacacaatgacactaacacttacatctgtgtgtctgcaaaccctgtcagcaataaaacaacttctctcatcatcacacagctctgtgacgtctcag ATAAACCTGATCCTTTACTGCTTGATGCTCTGATATCAGCTGgagtttttgtgttattaattataatattaataactttGTGGATTcggctgaaaaagaaaaaaacaaaag aaatttcAGAGGAATTGACTTCCTCTGATGCGAATATCATCACTCACAGtgcagagagataa
- the LOC125145130 gene encoding natural killer cell receptor 2B4-like: MTSSRNRNMLVNIVAEIRTLRTLLLLLCCLLCEAGDETVTLQEVEGTTITLHTGITGIQRDAHIVWFYGPEKAEEKILISQVFKGETVTDISERFKERLQLDRISGALTIRNISRTDSGVYLLHVITEHLSSRTFSVSVYAPVSTPVIINERGKRSVISTESCFLLCSVENGEDVKLSWYRENERISITNNTDLSVPLNLPLQIQHNDTNTYICVSANPVSNKTTSLNITQLCDVSDKPDPLLLAPLISAGLFILLIITLITLWIRLKKNKTKGK, translated from the exons ATGACGTCgagcagaaacagaaacatgctggtgaatattgtagcagaaatcaggactctcaggactcttcttctcctgctgtgct gtttactgtgtgaagctggagacgAGACGGTCACACTGCAGGAAGTGGAAGGAACCACTATAACTCTCCATACTGGGATAACTGGGATTCAGAGGGATGCTCATATAGTTTGGTTTTATGGACCTGAGAAAGCAGAGGAAAAGATATTGATTAGTCAGGTGTTTAAAGGAGAAACTGTTACAGACATCAGTGAGAGGTTTAAAGAGCGACTGCAGCTGGACAGAATCAGTGGAGCTTTAAccatcaggaacatcagcagaactgattctggagtttatttattacacgtcATCACTGAACATCTCTCATCTAGgactttcagtgtcagtgtttatg ctccagtatcaactccagtaataataaatgaaagaggaaagcgaagtgtgatttccacagagtcgtgtttcctcctgtgttctgtggagaatggagaagatgtgaagttatcctggtacagagagaatgagagaatctcCATCACCAATAACACAGATCTCAGTGTTCCCCTCAATCTCCCActtcaaatacaacacaatgacactaacacttacatctgtgtgtctgcaaacccggtcagcaataaaacaacttctctcaacatcacacagctctgtgacgtctcag ATAAACCTGATCCTTTACTGCTTGCTCCCCTGATATCTGCtggactttttattttattaattataacattaataactTTGTGGATTCGgctgaaaaagaataaaacaaaaggcaagtaa